One Scylla paramamosain isolate STU-SP2022 chromosome 7, ASM3559412v1, whole genome shotgun sequence DNA window includes the following coding sequences:
- the LOC135102443 gene encoding putative Polycomb group protein ASXL3 isoform X2: MGDESMDTSNGSRGDEMCRLSGGLDEEHVAISQLLELPHHGEDTATAVPPDPPDLSPGLTHKVNGAVIRRVSYHGAAGKHALRQQARRRRRNTSIAAGNSPPITRVTMKTVAATSPNPAPHAVQPANTTTTTTMTTTVSASMTTPTTSAVSASSNTTTTCLSTSSTTVTSLLSQLPEACTSSNAATSPSPPICRMSNKMAHSPNQSSTRLSNKTCVSSTYHPVLGTRVSSRIANNAATSGLSHLNSGTSYMTNLTQSGAFPNIASGIQASRVVRIPACQSSPSSRDASSPSMTTMQTYLAGIPGFKPRKRSQRKLSAAAQLAQTKEGNVDLETPDSILAGVNVRAILNKHTFSTLPPAYQHRLIQLLPLVDQAVGPDDALKLTTTSLNNEFFGRACESWRCRLGEGEFTHDNQIKLKVEAEKERTKLDPWKVAHFEPLWGVKQPWCSLEGEGSMSSPSSPSGDTFPASPADLSCTSPAFTSNFTPSHIHQLTKVIEHIANRDQRRTERRAARRALRQKKTLSELYSCSTDPLVPSSQSKSTTSPLFSCSSASQTCSSPTSSSTFPCSSILSTSSGLLGLSSVGSSTALSSVACVPVSSSVISNSVTSSAALSSPSASLSSSSSSSSSSSSSSSSTSSGAILGSSSVLPDPVLSSPGLSESSCIIVNPVSSSSSLAAAAATSSLALSSSPASSLSSSLPSSSTFSPTSSTFSPSSSSSSSLLTSSPSLLSSSLPPDSSSGVCNPLTSTSAVLLPVSSLTTSPVCVASTALSVTNSTVTLIPSKGNTVPIGNNAVLALSDRNAVQTQIITLDQSGISKESLKRKESVPVTVPVPMKKICMSDSDQTNSSVPKSGSTLHFAQKKSSPVSSLGETLQSKVPLTPIIGSLRTATNITKVLTSPVVSQAKSLCSGKPASMLLVSSPSQSSGGQVPSSPVSRTSPGMRVSPGPSPSPSRLSPVVQVVPPSLGATLASSPPGTRTVVVTGPSKPIEVEVALSQGTKTNVQTIGCPSTVSGAPKVKTVKALSTSVASGGTMTVKLTKGRTPGVVNIQRSYEIVQAVIANSPNRDQLQAQLKTPASLLAEVKPALSNAGVNSALVVNNTNANVSTSNNNGKNNSNLVVHATPQLQTITVVKAVASSSNSSSHIISNNNNTTSISNSSSNSSTNSNITPVQTAQIMTSIPRTVKQVAVTVGSTSGSVTQVQGGATTATSAGALVLRQMMTPQLATSQTEACEGSMAPPLASTRPITILRPSPSGRPIVVRMPVSGLQVLRLGSRANPSGDCNSSSDSGNQQQQQHPPRAASAPPNKSGVMVALSPRPSSVGPRIVVQTSNAQVSPASILNTSGHFLSEGDPSSGVSNCDNTQFITTRAGASPSLVISSDNSVSISDYNHPLIISTTNSLKRPAVNVSVGPSYSGIIPPSTTSINTMSGSPAHSQAQQSVSQQPMSQHSNASIRSNMNNMQHIDFQTQSSANSMQPVSSMNMQPGNNVQSVSNIQHIVSSASMNGMAVTGPGNQNFSSGKNDTNEEGCPCNMKAMIICMKCGAFCHHDCIGPTRLCVACLIR, translated from the exons ATGGGGGACGAGTCCATGGACACATCTAATGGCAGTAGGGGGGACGAGATGTGCCGGTTGTCTGGCGGCCTGGATGAGGAGCATGTAGCCATCAGCCAACTCTTAGAGTTGCCTCACCATGGTGAAGATACGGCTACAGCAGTACCTCCTGATCCACCAGATCTCTCTCCTGGTCTTACACACAAA GTGAATGGTGCTGTTATACGGCGAGTATCCTATCATGGAGCAGCTGGCAAGCACGCGCTCCGCCAACAAGCACGGAGAAGAAGGCGGAACACTTCTATTGCTGCTGGAAATTCGCCACCAATTACCCGTGTTACCATGAAGACAGTTGCAGCCACATCCCCAAATCCTGCTCCCCATGCTGTCCAACCTGCAaacacaaccactaccacaactatGACTACAACTGTCTCTGCTTCCATGACCACACCAACAACCTCAGCTGTTTCTGCCTCCAGTAATACTACAACCACTTGTTTGTCTACTAGTTCAACCACAGTGACATCATTATTATCTCAGCTCCCTGAAGCATGTACTTCATCAAATGCAGcaacctctccctcaccccccattTGCAGAATGAGCAATAAAATGGCTCATTCTCCTAACCAGTCTAGTACAAGACTAAGTAACAAAACTTGTGTGTCAAGTACTTATCATCCAGTTCTTGGAACAAGAGTTAGTTCCCGAATAGCAAATAATGCAGCTACAAGTGGACTCAGTCATCTAAACTCTGGCACTTCATATATGACAAATCTGACTCAAAGTGGTGCTTTTCCAAACATAGCTTCAGGCATTCAAG CTTCCAGAGTAGTGCGCATTCCTGCTTGCCAGTCCTCTCCTTCGTCCCGTGATGCTTCATCACCTTCTATGACAACAATGCAAACATATCTTGCTGGAATCCCAGGTTTCAAACCTCGTAAAAG GTCTCAGCGCAAACTTTCTGCTGCAGCACAATTAGCACAGACTAAGGAAGGGAATGTTGACCTTGAGACTCCGGACTCAATTCTTGCTGGTGTCAATGTGCGAGCAATTCTCAACAAACACACCTTCAGCACTCTTCCTCCAGCCTACCAGCACAGGCTTATACAGCTCTTGCCTCTTGTGGATCAGGCAGTTGGACCGGATGATGCACTCAA attaacaacaacaagccTCAACAATGAATTTTTTGGTCGTGCTTGTGAGTCCTGGCGTTGTCGTCTGGGAGAAGGAGAGTTTACTCATGATAATCAGATAAAGCTGAAGgttgaagctgaaaaagaaCGCACAAAGCTTGATCCTTGGAAG GTTGCTCACTTTGAGCCGCTGTGGGGAGTGAAGCAGCCATGGTGCAGCCTAGAAGGAGAAGGGAGCATGAGTagcccttcttctccctcaggaGACACTTTTCCTGCCTCACCTGCAGATCTGTCCTGCACCTCACCAGCATTCACATCTAACTTCACGCCTTCCCACATACACCAGTTGACCAAAGTTATTGAGCACATTGCTAACCGTGATCAACGAAGAACTGAAAGAAGAGCTGCCAGAAGAGCACTGAGACAAAAGAAGACTTTGTCTGAACTTTACAGCTGTTCCACTGATCCCTTAGTGCCATCATCTCAGTCCAAGTCTACAACTTCTCCACTTTTCTCATGCTCCTCAGCTTCACAGACATGCTCGTCACCTACATCATCATCTACATTTCCATGTTCCAGCATATTGTCAACATCATCTGGATTACTGGGATTATCTTCAGTGGGTTCCAGTACTGCTCTCTCATCAGTAGCATGTGTGCCAGTCTCCTCTTCAGTTATTTCTAATTCTGTTACATCTTCAGCAGCATTATCTTcaccatcagcatcattatcatcatcatcatcatcatcatcatcctcatcatcctcatcgtCATCAACATCATCTGGAGCTATATTGGGTTCCTCTTCAGTGCTTCCTGATCCTGTTTTGTCATCCCCAGGATTATCAGAATCGTCATGTATAATTGTTAATCcagtttcatcatcatcatcattagcagcagcagcagcaacatcgtcattagcattatcatcatcaccagcatcatctttgtcatcatcattaccatcttcTTCAACATTCTCCCCCACCTCATCAACATtctccccatcatcatcatcatcatcatctttgttaacatcatcaccatcattattgtcgtcatcattaccaccagACTCCTCTTCAGGAGTATGCAATCCCTTGACTTCAACGTCTGCAGTTCTGCTACCAGTCTCTTCACTGACTACCAGTCCTGTCTGTGTTGCTTCCACTGCGTTATCTGTAACAAATAGTACAGTGACATTGATCCCAAGCAAAGGTAACACAGTGCCAATTGGAAACAATGCAGTGCTTGCTCTAAGTGACAGAAATGCAGTGCAGACTCAGATAATAACATTAGATCAAAGTGGAATCTCAAAGGAGAGCTTGAAACGGAAAGAGTCAGTGCCTGTTACTGTGCCAGTTCCCATGAAGAAAATATGCATGTCAGATTCAGATCAAACAAACAGTAGTGTTCCCAAATCTGGAAGTACATTGCACTTTGCTCAAAAAAAATCCAGCCCTGTGAGCTCTCTTGGGGAAACTCTTCAATCAAAGGTTCCCTTAACTCCCATCATTGGCTCATTGCGGACTGCAACCAACATTACAAAAGTGCTTACTTCTCCAGTAGTGTCTCAGGCTAAGTCTTTGTGTTCAGGCAAACCTGCATCAATGCTGTTGGTTAGCTCTCCATCTCAGTCATCAGGTGGACAGGTTCCATCTTCCCCTGTGTCAAGGACATCACCCGGCATGAGGGTATCTCCAGgcccatcaccttcaccatcaaGACTGTCCCCAGTTGTGCAAGTGGTCCCTCCTTCATTAGGGGCAACACTTGCCTCCAGTCCCCCAGGGACTCggactgttgttgttactggacCATCCAAACCCATAGAAGTGGAGGTTGCACTTAGCCAGGGGACAAAGACTAATGTGCAGACTATTGGTTGTCCTTCAACTGTGAGTGGAGCTCCTAAAGTCAAGACTGTTAAAGCATTGTCTACG AGTGTGGCAAGTGGTGGAACCATGACTGTGAAATTGACCAAAGGCAGAACTCCAGGTGTTGTTAATATTCAGAGGTCATATGAAATAGTTCAAGCTGTCATTGCCAACAGTCCAAATCGGGATCAGTTACAAGCTCAGCTTAAAACTCCTGCATCCCTTCTTGCTGAAGTTAAGCCTGCCCTGAGCAATGCTGGAGTAAATTCTGCTCTAGTTGTCAACAACACTAATGCCAATGTAAGCACATCTAACAATAATGGCAAAAACAATAGTAATCTTGTAGTGCATGCAACTCCTCAGTTGCAAACTATTACTGTTGTCAAAGCTGTGGCTtccagtagcaacagcagcagtcacatcatcagcaacaataacaataccaccagcatcagcaacagcagcagtaacagcagcaccaacagcaacatTACACCTGTACAGACAGCCCAAATAATGACTAGCATCCCACGCACAGTGAAACAAGTGGCTGTCACTGTTGGTAGCACCTCAGGCTCTGTGACTCAAGTGCAAGGAGGTGCTACTACTGCCACATCAGCTGGGGCACTGGTTCTTCGCCAAATGATGACACCCCAACTTGCCACCTCCCAG ACTGAAGCATGTGAAGGCAGCATGGCTCCTCCCCTTGCGTCAACAAGACCTATCACCATTCTTCGTCCATCACCATCAGGCAGACCAATTGTGGTCAGGATGCCTGTTTCAGGATTGCAGGTGCTACGATTGGGTAGTAGAGCTAATCCCAGTGGTGACTgcaacagtagtagtgatagtggtaatcagcaacaacagcaacatccacCAAGAGCAGCCAGTGCTCCTCCTAACAAGAGTGGAGTGATGGTTGCTCTTTCTCCTCGACCCTCCAGTGTGGGACCCAGAATTGTTGTACAGACTAGTAATGCTCAAGTTTCACCTGCCAGCATTCTTAATACAAGTGGACATTTTTTATCCGAAGGTGACCCCAGTTCAGGTGTAAGTAACTGTGACAATACTCAGTTCATCACTACACGGGCTGGGGCATCTCCATCACTTGTAATATCGTCAGATAATTCTGTCAGCATTTCTGATTATAATCACCCTCTTATCATCAGTACAACCAACAGTTTGAAGAGACCTGCAGTTAATGTGTCTGTTGGGCCTAGCTATAGTGGTATAATACCACCCAGCACAACATCCATAAACACAATGTCTGGTAGTCCTGCTCACTCACAGGCACAACAGTCAGTTTCTCAACAGCCCATGTCCCAGCACTCAAATGCATCCATAAGATCTAATATGAATAATATGCAACATATAGATTTCCAAACTCAAAGTAGTGCAAATAGTATGCAGCCTGTCAGTAGCATGAACATGCAACCAGGAAATAATGTTCAGTCTGTGAGTAATATACAACACATAGTATCTAGTGCAAGTATGAATGGTATGGCTGTTACAGGCCCTGGTAACCAAAATTTTTCTAGTGGGAAAAATGACACTAATGAAGAGGGCTGCCCTTGTAACATGAAAGCAATGATCATATGTATGAAGTGTGGTGCATTCTGCCACCATGACTGCATTGGCCCAACAAGACTTTGTGTGGCCTGTCTCATTCGTTAA